The following coding sequences are from one Pirellulales bacterium window:
- the alaS gene encoding alanine--tRNA ligase, with amino-acid sequence MKTDELREKYLAFFESKGCVRKASDVLVPRWDPSVLFTPAGMNQFKDHFLGKVKLEFTRATTCQKCLRTGDIDNVGRTPYHHTFFEMLGNFSFGDYFKREAINWAWEFLTKKQWLGLDPARLSVTVYDDDDEAAEIWSRDVGLTSERIQRMGEDENFWPASAPSQGPDGVCGPCSEIYYQTGDGRSVEIWNLVFTQFNRVGAPPNNLRPLPSKNIDTGMGLERTASVLQQVESNFHIDILLPIVQAAADVCGRKYDAASEEGRRLRRITDHVRACAFAIHENVLPGPNKEKYVIRRLLRRAVLDGHQMGQREPFMHRLVPHVAAAMKSSYPELQETVARVATVIEKEEDNFFASIDTGLDRIDRILRELKRDNRVKVSGAEAADLYTTYGFPPELFETIAAEHNLMFDWEGFRREMEQHGVESGAGQRMELFQSGPLDALKKALGGTKFLGYEATAAEGQIVGIIAGDALCDQLDEAGHEQVVTVVLDQSPFYGESGGQVGDQGRLTGEGAEFDVIDTQRDSGFILHRGHLRRGALSLGQRVRAEVDTDRRAAIRRAHSATHILHHALQKRLGEHAQQQGSKVDADWLRFDFSNPNALTPEDLLEIERSANARIVAARPISWQQLPLADARAAGAMMLFGEKYPEVVRMVSMGDFSKELCGGTHLDNTSEVGLFKIISEESVAAGVRRVTALTGERAVAYVQEQDQVVREMAALLRVPAAELPQRVANLQKEIRDLRKQQSQTKPADTSIDKLLGDAEDVGGAKLIVAELKGSSPQAMRQQIDVLRKKGGAVAVFLGACEGEKVQLVAAVSRELEKAGVSAADWIREPASVVGGSGGGRADMAQAGGKHPEKLSAALEAARSKARELLAK; translated from the coding sequence ATGAAGACCGACGAACTCCGCGAAAAGTACCTCGCCTTCTTTGAATCCAAGGGTTGCGTTCGCAAGGCCAGCGACGTGTTGGTCCCCCGCTGGGACCCCTCGGTGCTGTTCACGCCGGCCGGCATGAACCAGTTCAAAGACCATTTTCTCGGCAAAGTGAAGTTGGAGTTCACGCGGGCGACCACCTGCCAAAAGTGCCTGCGCACCGGCGACATCGACAACGTGGGACGCACGCCGTACCACCACACGTTTTTCGAGATGCTCGGCAACTTCAGCTTTGGCGACTATTTCAAGCGCGAGGCGATCAACTGGGCCTGGGAGTTTTTGACCAAAAAGCAATGGCTGGGTCTCGATCCGGCCCGGCTCTCGGTGACGGTTTACGACGACGATGACGAAGCGGCCGAAATCTGGTCGCGCGACGTCGGCCTGACCTCAGAACGCATTCAACGGATGGGCGAAGACGAAAACTTTTGGCCGGCCAGCGCGCCGAGCCAAGGTCCGGACGGCGTCTGCGGCCCGTGCAGCGAAATTTACTACCAGACCGGCGATGGCCGCTCGGTGGAGATTTGGAACCTGGTCTTCACGCAGTTCAATCGCGTGGGCGCGCCACCCAATAATCTGCGGCCGCTGCCGAGCAAGAACATCGACACCGGCATGGGACTGGAGCGCACCGCATCGGTGCTGCAACAGGTCGAGAGCAACTTTCACATCGATATTCTGCTGCCGATCGTGCAAGCCGCGGCCGACGTGTGCGGACGAAAGTACGACGCCGCCAGCGAAGAGGGGCGGCGCCTGCGCCGCATCACCGATCATGTGCGGGCGTGCGCCTTCGCGATCCATGAGAATGTCTTGCCCGGCCCCAACAAAGAGAAGTACGTCATCCGCCGATTGCTGCGGCGCGCGGTGCTGGATGGCCACCAGATGGGGCAGCGCGAGCCATTTATGCATCGGCTCGTGCCGCATGTCGCGGCGGCGATGAAGAGCAGCTATCCCGAACTGCAGGAGACGGTCGCCCGCGTCGCCACGGTGATCGAAAAGGAAGAAGACAATTTCTTTGCGTCGATCGACACAGGGTTGGACCGGATCGACCGCATCCTCCGCGAGTTGAAGCGCGACAACCGCGTGAAGGTGTCTGGCGCCGAGGCCGCTGATTTATACACCACCTATGGCTTTCCGCCGGAGTTGTTCGAGACGATCGCGGCCGAGCACAACCTGATGTTTGATTGGGAGGGCTTTCGGCGCGAGATGGAGCAGCACGGCGTCGAGTCGGGCGCGGGCCAACGCATGGAGTTGTTTCAGAGCGGGCCGCTCGACGCGCTGAAAAAGGCGCTCGGTGGAACCAAGTTTTTGGGCTACGAAGCGACGGCGGCCGAAGGACAGATTGTCGGCATCATCGCGGGGGACGCCTTGTGCGACCAACTCGACGAGGCGGGACACGAGCAGGTGGTGACGGTGGTGCTCGATCAATCACCGTTCTACGGAGAAAGCGGCGGCCAAGTGGGCGACCAAGGCCGGTTGACCGGCGAGGGCGCCGAGTTTGACGTGATCGACACGCAACGCGATAGCGGCTTTATCTTGCATCGCGGACATTTGCGCCGGGGAGCGCTCTCGCTCGGACAGCGAGTTCGCGCGGAGGTGGACACCGATCGGCGGGCCGCTATCCGCCGCGCGCATTCGGCCACGCACATTCTGCATCACGCGCTGCAAAAGCGACTGGGCGAACACGCCCAGCAGCAAGGCTCGAAGGTCGACGCCGACTGGCTGCGGTTCGACTTTTCCAACCCCAACGCGCTGACGCCGGAGGACCTGCTCGAAATTGAACGCAGCGCCAACGCTCGCATCGTCGCCGCGCGGCCGATTTCCTGGCAGCAACTGCCGCTGGCCGACGCGCGCGCCGCGGGCGCCATGATGCTCTTTGGCGAAAAGTATCCCGAGGTCGTCCGCATGGTGTCGATGGGGGACTTCAGCAAGGAGTTGTGCGGCGGCACGCACCTGGACAACACGTCGGAGGTGGGACTGTTCAAGATCATTAGCGAGGAGAGCGTGGCCGCTGGCGTGCGGCGCGTGACCGCGCTCACTGGCGAGCGCGCGGTGGCCTATGTGCAAGAGCAAGATCAGGTGGTCCGCGAGATGGCCGCGCTATTGCGCGTGCCGGCGGCCGAACTGCCGCAGCGCGTGGCGAACCTGCAAAAAGAAATCCGCGATTTGCGCAAGCAACAATCGCAGACCAAGCCGGCCGATACGTCGATCGACAAGTTGTTGGGCGATGCCGAGGACGTGGGTGGCGCCAAGTTGATCGTCGCCGAACTCAAGGGCAGCAGCCCGCAGGCGATGCGGCAGCAGATCGACGTGCTGCGGAAGAAGGGAGGGGCGGTGGCGGTGTTTCTCGGCGCCTGCGAGGGAGAGAAGGTGCAACTGGTGGCGGCGGTCAGCCGCGAGTTGGAAAAGGCGGGCGTGAGCGCGGCCGATTGGATTCGCGAGCCGGCCAGCGTGGTTGGCGGCAGTGGCGGCGGCCGGGCCGATATGGCTCAGGCCGGCGGCAAGCATCCCGAAAAACTCTCGGCCGCGCTGGAGGCTGCCCGCAGCAAAGCGCGGGAATTGCTGGCCAAGTAG
- a CDS encoding DUF2945 domain-containing protein, whose translation MTKKFKIGDHVAWNSEAGRVSGTIIKVHTKDFDYKGHTHHASHDDPQYEIKSDKTDHIAAHKGGALDHA comes from the coding sequence ATGACCAAAAAATTCAAAATCGGCGATCACGTGGCCTGGAACTCCGAGGCGGGGCGGGTGAGTGGAACAATCATCAAAGTGCACACCAAGGATTTTGACTACAAGGGGCACACCCACCACGCGAGTCACGACGATCCGCAATACGAGATCAAGAGCGATAAAACCGACCACATTGCTGCCCACAAAGGGGGCGCGCTGGACCATGCTTGA
- a CDS encoding GMC family oxidoreductase gives MTVAEQVPDPTSIEWDAIVIGAGMGGGTLGYALARAGKRVLFVEKGQSFVDFGADQIRGLTPEETCDLARLPAPERQAALARACRSFDEVADGSAAKPKSFVPEIGNGTGGSSALFGMVLERLFPVDFTPRAQHADATSTTLPDAWPIDYDDLAPWYTAAERLYRVRGTADPLRPTVEGDHLLSPPPLTTANAGVFDFLRQGGLHPYQLHLACEHLPDCQTCQGFLCDRQCKNDAGQICVAPALHNHGATLLSQCAALRFEAGPRRVDKLICHWRGDTLALRAKQFIISAGALATPALLLRSTSAEWPRGLANASDQVGRNLMRHCIDMTVLRPRGLRQAIRGQTKELAFNDLYWRDGKKYGSVQSIGGLPPFLHYLGKLGPELRYFRYLRPLLGPLWDWLRVKVVVLASILEDLPYADNRVLPGDNSTVAGQQLFRLEYQLREREQQRAASFAAELRELFKPYRPFTLSVSHDNKVIAHVCGTCRMGDNPDASVVDRDCRAHGVDNLYIADASFFASSGGINPSLTIAANALRIAAHLVDRG, from the coding sequence ATGACTGTAGCAGAGCAAGTCCCCGATCCCACATCGATCGAATGGGACGCCATTGTGATTGGCGCCGGCATGGGGGGCGGCACGCTAGGTTACGCGCTGGCGCGCGCCGGCAAGCGCGTGCTGTTCGTCGAAAAAGGACAGTCGTTCGTCGACTTTGGCGCCGATCAGATTCGTGGCCTCACGCCCGAGGAGACTTGCGACCTGGCGCGACTCCCGGCGCCAGAGCGTCAGGCGGCGCTCGCCCGCGCTTGCCGCTCGTTCGATGAGGTGGCCGATGGCAGCGCTGCCAAGCCCAAAAGCTTTGTGCCGGAGATCGGCAACGGCACGGGTGGCTCGTCGGCGCTCTTTGGCATGGTGCTCGAACGATTGTTTCCGGTCGACTTCACGCCGCGCGCGCAGCACGCCGACGCCACCAGCACGACGCTGCCCGATGCCTGGCCCATCGACTACGACGATCTGGCGCCGTGGTACACCGCGGCCGAGCGCTTGTACCGCGTGCGCGGCACGGCCGATCCCTTGCGGCCAACAGTCGAAGGCGACCATCTGCTCTCGCCCCCCCCGCTCACCACGGCCAACGCCGGCGTGTTCGACTTTTTGCGACAAGGAGGCCTGCATCCTTACCAGTTGCACTTGGCTTGCGAGCATCTGCCCGATTGCCAGACCTGCCAAGGATTTCTTTGCGATCGCCAGTGCAAGAACGACGCGGGGCAAATCTGCGTTGCGCCGGCGCTGCATAACCACGGCGCCACGTTGCTCTCGCAGTGCGCGGCGCTGCGCTTCGAGGCTGGCCCGCGCCGCGTCGACAAGTTGATCTGCCACTGGCGCGGCGACACGCTCGCGCTCCGCGCCAAGCAGTTCATTATCTCCGCCGGCGCGCTCGCCACGCCGGCGCTGCTCTTGCGCTCGACCTCCGCCGAGTGGCCGCGCGGGCTGGCCAACGCCTCCGATCAAGTGGGTCGCAATCTCATGCGGCACTGCATCGACATGACGGTGCTGCGGCCGCGCGGCCTGCGCCAGGCGATCCGCGGCCAAACCAAAGAACTGGCGTTCAACGATCTCTATTGGCGCGACGGAAAAAAATATGGCTCGGTGCAGTCGATTGGCGGGCTGCCGCCGTTTCTGCATTACCTCGGCAAGTTGGGGCCAGAGTTGCGCTACTTCCGCTATTTGCGGCCTCTTTTGGGGCCGCTCTGGGATTGGCTGCGCGTCAAGGTGGTGGTGCTCGCCTCGATCCTCGAAGACCTCCCCTACGCCGACAATCGCGTGCTTCCGGGCGACAATTCAACCGTCGCCGGCCAGCAGCTATTTCGCCTGGAGTATCAACTGCGCGAGCGCGAGCAACAGCGGGCGGCCTCCTTTGCCGCCGAATTGCGCGAGCTATTCAAACCCTATCGCCCCTTCACGCTCAGCGTATCGCACGACAACAAAGTGATCGCGCATGTCTGCGGCACTTGCCGCATGGGAGACAATCCTGACGCCAGCGTGGTCGATCGCGATTGCCGGGCTCACGGCGTCGACAATCTGTACATCGCCGATGCGTCGTTCTTCGCGTCCAGCGGCGGCATCAACCCCAGCCTCACGATCGCGGCCAATGCCTTGCGCATCGCCGCGCATCTCGTCGATCGCGGCTAG
- a CDS encoding sigma-54 dependent transcriptional regulator, translating to MCEHHQIDLLVVDDDSEFRSTVARRFVRRNYMVHEAEDATAALAAAERRQFDVAIFDMVMPGVSGIELLEQFQARHQECEVIMLTGQATVETAVRAMKLGAYDYLMKPVPLSELEIVVEKAYQRRQLAKENVQLKEVMHRQSLQTEMVGQSPAMLEVFHLIERAGPTDKAILVQGESGTGKELVARALHQCSLRADRPLVVINCAALPETLLESELFGHEKGSFTGAIAAKPGLFELADGGTLFIDEIGEIPGSLQAKLLRVLEDGSMRRVGSLKERRVDVRLLAATNRRLADEVNAGRFREDLYYRINVMSLNLPPLRERTGDVGLLVRKFLGSEWTIDPAAMQALQQCDWPGNIRQLINAIERAKIMADNREITLANLPSEVTVPSPKAAAYVAGPPSDALAAIEKAHVIEVLNRERGNKARAARALGVNRRSLYRLLEKYGIDGSAAAGATPTAQA from the coding sequence ATGTGCGAGCACCATCAGATCGACCTGCTTGTTGTGGATGACGATAGCGAATTCCGCAGCACCGTGGCTCGGCGGTTCGTGCGGCGCAACTACATGGTGCATGAGGCCGAAGACGCCACCGCCGCGCTCGCCGCCGCCGAACGCCGCCAGTTCGATGTCGCCATCTTCGACATGGTCATGCCCGGCGTCTCGGGCATCGAACTATTGGAGCAGTTTCAAGCTCGCCATCAGGAGTGCGAGGTGATCATGCTCACCGGGCAGGCGACCGTCGAAACCGCGGTGCGAGCGATGAAGCTAGGCGCCTACGACTATCTGATGAAGCCCGTTCCGCTGTCGGAGCTGGAGATTGTCGTCGAAAAAGCGTATCAACGCCGCCAGCTTGCCAAGGAGAACGTACAACTCAAGGAGGTGATGCACCGCCAATCGCTCCAGACCGAGATGGTCGGCCAGTCGCCCGCCATGCTCGAGGTGTTCCACCTCATCGAGCGCGCCGGACCCACCGACAAGGCCATCTTGGTGCAAGGCGAAAGCGGCACCGGCAAAGAATTGGTCGCTCGGGCGCTGCATCAGTGCAGCCTGCGGGCCGACCGGCCGCTGGTGGTCATCAATTGCGCCGCCTTGCCAGAGACGCTGCTCGAAAGCGAACTGTTCGGTCACGAAAAGGGATCGTTCACCGGCGCCATCGCCGCCAAGCCGGGCTTGTTCGAACTGGCCGACGGCGGCACGTTGTTCATTGACGAGATTGGCGAGATTCCCGGATCGCTGCAGGCCAAACTCTTGCGAGTGCTGGAAGACGGCTCCATGCGGCGCGTCGGCTCGCTCAAAGAGCGCCGGGTCGATGTGCGCCTGCTCGCGGCGACGAATCGCCGCCTGGCCGACGAGGTGAATGCGGGGCGCTTTCGCGAGGATCTCTATTACCGCATCAACGTGATGTCGCTCAACCTGCCGCCGCTGCGCGAACGAACCGGAGATGTCGGGCTCTTGGTCCGAAAGTTCCTTGGGTCGGAGTGGACCATCGACCCCGCAGCCATGCAGGCGCTGCAGCAATGCGACTGGCCGGGAAACATTCGGCAATTGATCAACGCTATCGAGCGCGCCAAGATCATGGCCGACAATCGTGAGATCACGCTGGCCAACCTGCCCAGCGAAGTCACCGTACCCTCTCCCAAAGCGGCGGCTTATGTGGCCGGGCCCCCCAGCGACGCGCTGGCCGCCATCGAAAAAGCGCACGTCATCGAGGTGCTCAATCGCGAGCGCGGCAACAAGGCGCGCGCCGCGCGTGCGCTGGGCGTGAATCGGCGAAGTCTGTACCGCTTGCTCGAAAAATACGGCATCGACGGCAGCGCCGCGGCGGGCGCGACCCCAACGGCGCAGGCTTGA
- the rfbD gene encoding dTDP-4-dehydrorhamnose reductase, which translates to MKIAVTGAGGQLGWELCRQLGDRALPLDRQRLDVTNRDAVVSLLVEAQPSAIINCAAYTAVDKAEQEVDAARRANADAVGYLVEACRQIDCPLVQVSTDYLFGSPSESRQPRQEDDPLFAQGMYARTKQEGEQLARQWPKHFIVRTCGLYGRAAPGKKPNNFVETMLRLARDRDALRIVDDQYCTPTYVPHLARAILFLLTTDAYGTYHVTNIGGVNWHGFAAEIFRQTGKAMRLDRITTAEYNAPAPRPSFSVLDTRKYHALGGPAMPDWKDALAEYLAARGD; encoded by the coding sequence ATGAAGATCGCCGTCACCGGCGCCGGCGGACAACTCGGCTGGGAGCTTTGTCGACAACTGGGAGACCGCGCGCTGCCGCTCGATCGGCAGCGACTCGATGTGACCAATCGCGATGCTGTGGTCAGCCTGCTGGTCGAGGCCCAGCCGAGCGCGATCATCAACTGCGCCGCCTACACCGCCGTCGACAAGGCGGAACAAGAGGTCGACGCCGCTCGCCGCGCGAACGCCGATGCGGTGGGATATCTGGTCGAGGCGTGCCGACAAATCGACTGCCCGCTGGTGCAGGTGAGCACCGACTATCTGTTTGGCTCGCCGAGCGAGAGCCGCCAGCCGCGCCAGGAAGATGATCCGCTCTTCGCGCAAGGCATGTACGCCCGCACCAAGCAGGAAGGAGAGCAACTTGCCCGCCAGTGGCCCAAGCACTTCATCGTTCGCACGTGCGGCCTGTATGGCCGCGCGGCGCCGGGCAAAAAGCCCAACAACTTTGTCGAGACGATGCTGCGACTGGCGCGCGATCGCGACGCGCTGCGCATCGTCGACGATCAATACTGCACGCCCACCTACGTGCCGCACCTGGCGCGGGCGATCTTGTTCTTGCTCACCACCGACGCCTACGGCACGTACCACGTCACCAACATCGGCGGCGTCAACTGGCACGGCTTCGCCGCAGAAATCTTTCGGCAAACGGGCAAAGCGATGCGGCTCGATCGCATCACCACCGCCGAGTACAACGCGCCGGCCCCACGGCCGTCGTTCAGCGTGCTCGATACCCGCAAATACCACGCGCTAGGCGGCCCGGCCATGCCCGACTGGAAGGACGCGCTGGCTGAGTATCTGGCGGCGCGAGGCGACTAG
- a CDS encoding alcohol dehydrogenase catalytic domain-containing protein yields MQGIAAFPHSSQPRLVDLQEPSAPSARQVLCRTLQLGICGTDREILDSQQPHCPPGEPFLVLGHECLARVESLGALSPQQAICLSDRLSGADRGIQVGDLVVPVVRRALPQFSRRRVDMLAVGQFTERGIFDEHGFSVPYWNDEPRYLMRVPPELRQFAVLTEPVAVAAKGVNEALLLQQARLEDGIWTSPPPRVLVTGMGPIAFAAALVARARQWPCAIYGRDSEDSSRARLTRDLGADYVHQDRFEFSPQTIERDGYDLILECTGAESVVLATAPALRSCGVMVWLGSRRNPQPTSCNLGRLIRDGLIRNNLFIGCVNAAPRDFAEALARLDDWRRCSPPLLARMITDRLAPTDALDHFTARRRDSIKTVIEYPT; encoded by the coding sequence ATGCAGGGAATTGCCGCCTTTCCCCATTCGAGCCAGCCTCGACTGGTCGATCTCCAGGAGCCCTCGGCGCCAAGCGCTAGGCAGGTGCTGTGCCGCACCCTGCAACTGGGGATCTGCGGCACCGATCGCGAGATACTCGATTCGCAACAGCCACATTGCCCGCCGGGCGAACCGTTTTTGGTGCTGGGGCACGAGTGTCTGGCGCGCGTCGAGTCACTCGGCGCGCTATCCCCGCAGCAGGCCATTTGTCTCTCCGATCGGTTGTCTGGCGCCGATCGCGGCATTCAGGTGGGCGATCTTGTCGTGCCGGTCGTCCGCCGCGCGTTGCCGCAGTTCTCGCGCCGCCGCGTCGATATGCTCGCCGTTGGCCAATTCACCGAGCGGGGCATCTTCGACGAGCATGGCTTCTCCGTGCCGTACTGGAACGACGAGCCGCGCTACTTGATGCGCGTGCCGCCAGAACTGCGCCAGTTCGCTGTCCTCACCGAGCCTGTGGCCGTGGCCGCCAAGGGAGTGAACGAAGCCTTGCTCCTGCAGCAAGCGCGGCTCGAAGACGGCATCTGGACCTCTCCTCCGCCCCGCGTGCTGGTGACGGGCATGGGACCAATCGCCTTTGCCGCGGCGCTAGTCGCGCGTGCGCGCCAGTGGCCTTGCGCCATCTATGGCCGCGACTCGGAAGATTCCTCCCGCGCGCGGCTGACGCGCGATCTCGGCGCCGACTATGTCCATCAAGACCGGTTTGAATTCTCGCCCCAAACCATCGAGCGCGACGGCTACGATCTGATTCTCGAATGCACCGGCGCCGAATCGGTGGTGCTGGCCACCGCGCCCGCCTTGAGAAGTTGCGGCGTGATGGTTTGGTTGGGCAGTCGACGCAATCCGCAACCCACGTCATGCAATCTGGGACGTCTGATCCGCGACGGGTTGATTCGCAACAATCTGTTCATCGGTTGCGTCAACGCGGCCCCGCGCGACTTCGCCGAGGCGCTAGCGCGGCTGGACGATTGGCGCCGCTGCTCGCCCCCCCTCCTCGCGCGAATGATTACCGACCGCCTCGCTCCGACCGATGCGCTCGATCACTTTACCGCCCGCCGCCGCGACTCGATCAAGACGGTGATTGAGTACCCAACATGA
- a CDS encoding FliM/FliN family flagellar motor switch protein: TLAAKRQSVQQVLELVAGSIIHFDKACDGPLDVEVNGHCVAHGEAVKVGDKFGVRVQSVVLPSERFKPIEPA; encoded by the coding sequence TGACGCTCGCGGCCAAGCGTCAATCGGTGCAACAAGTCCTGGAGCTTGTGGCCGGCTCGATCATTCACTTTGACAAGGCCTGCGACGGCCCGTTGGATGTTGAGGTCAACGGCCATTGCGTCGCCCACGGAGAGGCCGTCAAAGTAGGCGACAAGTTTGGCGTTCGCGTGCAATCGGTGGTGCTGCCCAGCGAGCGCTTCAAGCCGATTGAACCGGCTTGA
- a CDS encoding GMC family oxidoreductase, with protein MSSPDHSIDRPQDVNWDVLIVGTGMGGATLGHALAQAGHRVLFVEKGRASLPGDENSIRGVLPEDRPGLRRLSLAERRALLERGGRSTDDIDDQTKPKAKHFTPFIGAGSGGSSALYGMALERLFAADFAPRQCHPQAADANLPERWPISYDELRPWYQRAEALYRVHGSLDPLRPGDNTDSDLLPSPPFTPRNAELAEHFQSQGLHPYQLHLGCEHLPDCQNCQGFLCPRECKNDSGRMCLTPALASGGAHLLDETTVLQLVADRTRVQQVICRRRGEELRLQARFVVLAAGGLVTPSLLLASHSAEWPRGLANESDQVGRNLMRHCIDLVMVKTKTDQPRDGQVKEVGLNDFYCADGEKGGTLQSFGRLPPISYFLYRPNIWTWLVGWCRPLLCRLGDEFCNRRLVLACIMEDLPYAENRVWPGEIAADGLQRLRMRYQLGADEHRRLAQFRERIDGALRPYDIARLPGAELNTAIAHVCGTCRFGDDPAASVLDRDCRAHGLDNLYVADASCFASSGGINPSLTIAANALRVAAHLQHRL; from the coding sequence ATGTCGTCGCCAGATCATTCCATCGACCGCCCACAGGACGTGAACTGGGATGTGCTAATTGTGGGAACCGGCATGGGGGGCGCCACGCTGGGGCATGCATTGGCGCAGGCAGGTCATCGCGTGCTGTTTGTCGAAAAGGGGCGCGCCAGTCTGCCCGGCGACGAAAATTCCATCCGCGGCGTCTTGCCCGAAGATCGCCCCGGTCTGCGCCGCTTGTCGCTCGCCGAACGCCGCGCGCTGCTCGAGCGCGGCGGCCGTTCGACCGACGACATCGACGACCAGACCAAGCCCAAAGCCAAGCACTTCACTCCCTTTATTGGCGCGGGGTCGGGTGGCTCGTCGGCACTCTATGGCATGGCGCTCGAACGCCTCTTTGCCGCCGACTTCGCGCCGCGACAGTGTCATCCCCAGGCGGCCGACGCCAACCTGCCCGAGCGCTGGCCGATATCCTACGACGAACTGCGTCCTTGGTATCAACGCGCCGAGGCGCTCTACCGCGTGCATGGCTCGCTCGATCCACTGCGGCCGGGCGACAACACCGATTCCGACTTGTTGCCTTCGCCTCCCTTCACACCGCGCAATGCGGAACTGGCCGAGCATTTCCAATCGCAAGGACTGCACCCTTATCAATTGCATCTGGGATGCGAGCACCTGCCCGACTGCCAAAACTGCCAAGGATTTCTTTGCCCGCGCGAGTGCAAAAACGACAGCGGCCGCATGTGTCTGACTCCGGCGCTGGCGAGCGGCGGCGCGCACCTGCTCGACGAAACCACCGTGCTGCAATTGGTGGCCGATCGTACGCGCGTTCAGCAGGTGATTTGCCGCCGGCGCGGCGAAGAACTGCGGCTACAGGCCCGATTTGTCGTACTCGCCGCCGGCGGATTGGTCACGCCGTCGCTGCTCTTGGCGTCGCATAGCGCCGAGTGGCCGCGCGGGCTGGCGAACGAGTCGGATCAAGTCGGTCGCAACCTCATGCGGCACTGCATCGACCTGGTGATGGTCAAAACCAAAACCGATCAGCCGCGCGATGGGCAGGTCAAGGAGGTTGGGCTCAACGACTTCTACTGCGCCGATGGAGAAAAGGGGGGCACGCTGCAATCGTTTGGCCGCTTGCCGCCGATCTCGTACTTTCTCTACCGTCCCAATATCTGGACCTGGCTCGTTGGCTGGTGCCGGCCCCTGTTGTGCCGGCTAGGCGACGAGTTCTGCAATCGGAGGTTGGTGCTGGCCTGCATCATGGAAGATCTGCCGTACGCCGAGAACCGCGTTTGGCCGGGCGAGATCGCAGCCGATGGCCTGCAACGTCTGCGGATGCGTTATCAACTGGGCGCCGACGAGCACCGCCGACTCGCGCAATTTCGTGAGAGGATCGACGGCGCGCTGCGCCCCTACGACATCGCGCGACTGCCGGGCGCCGAATTGAACACGGCCATCGCTCACGTCTGCGGCACCTGCCGCTTTGGCGATGATCCCGCCGCCAGCGTGCTCGACCGCGATTGCCGCGCGCACGGTCTCGACAATCTCTACGTGGCCGACGCTTCCTGCTTCGCCTCCAGCGGCGGCATCAATCCCAGCCTCACCATTGCCGCCAACGCGCTGCGGGTAGCGGCACACCTGCAGCACCGTCTGTAA